A genomic stretch from Streptomyces fungicidicus includes:
- a CDS encoding MarR family winged helix-turn-helix transcriptional regulator has protein sequence MAAVDLTTHPGHLARRLQQAHHLLWNTMVSEETTSPQFAVLNALVAEPGLDQRTVGERVGLDRSTVAEVIGRLIRRGLLDKVRDPGDGRRFLLRLTGDGERTHRRLTVRTARMNQVLLAPLDPGEQAVFIDLIRRVADAAEGLRDPAPSLTAPADPADRSGQSASAYTTHT, from the coding sequence ATGGCCGCCGTGGATCTCACCACCCATCCCGGGCATCTGGCCCGGCGGCTCCAGCAGGCGCACCACCTGCTGTGGAACACGATGGTCTCGGAGGAGACCACCTCGCCGCAGTTCGCGGTCCTCAACGCGCTCGTCGCCGAGCCCGGGCTGGACCAGCGCACCGTGGGGGAGCGGGTCGGGCTGGACCGCTCCACCGTCGCCGAGGTGATCGGCCGGCTGATCCGGCGCGGACTGCTGGACAAGGTCCGCGACCCGGGGGACGGCCGCCGCTTCCTGCTGCGCCTCACCGGCGACGGTGAGCGCACCCACCGGAGGCTGACCGTGCGCACCGCGCGGATGAACCAGGTGCTGCTGGCCCCCCTCGACCCGGGGGAGCAGGCGGTGTTCATCGACCTCATCCGGCGCGTGGCGGACGCGGCCGAGGGGCTGCGCGACCCCGCCCCCTCCCTGACCGCCCCCGCTGACCCGGCGGACCGCTCCGGTCAGTCCGCCTCCGCGTACACCACCCACACCTGA